The following are encoded together in the Streptomyces sp. NBC_01465 genome:
- a CDS encoding MFS transporter, with protein sequence MNAAGTPARRPGAALALLAATQLLLILDTAIINVALPSIGDDLGSGSAGLSWVANAYLITFGGLLLLGGRTADLFGHRRLFVAGLGLLGAASAAGGLAGSARLLVAARAVQGVGAALAAAAAFALLLILFPDGPGRHKALGAFAAMGGLGGVLGTVLGGVLTSALGWRSTFWLNVLGAVVLVVLAMRLLDGGTGGRRDAGFDLAGALTATCGLGLVAYALVGAGEYGWTAPRTWVTGAAGVALLAAFAGVERRAAYPLVPPGVLSRPTLRLANGLSALAQMTLFPMFFLVSLYLQSVLGQSALTGGLGLLPLSLVVVAVAPQTGRILFRFGLRTTMTAGFALLFGGMLWLALALRADGTFFTTVLAPSLVIGVALPLVMVTTNVAATAEAAPEETGLASGLINTSQQFGSVLGLAVLVGVATRDTDTTAGFRAALLTGAAFAALAALLSVRLRPPGADGSVGGAARNEPGTESGTEPGTASGIEHDTDRVR encoded by the coding sequence GTGAACGCCGCCGGTACGCCCGCGCGCAGACCCGGGGCCGCTCTTGCGCTGCTCGCCGCCACCCAACTGCTGCTGATCCTCGACACCGCGATCATCAATGTCGCGCTGCCGTCGATCGGCGACGACCTGGGGTCGGGATCGGCGGGGCTCTCCTGGGTGGCCAACGCGTATCTGATCACCTTCGGGGGGCTGCTGCTCCTCGGCGGGCGCACCGCCGATCTCTTCGGCCACCGGCGGCTGTTCGTCGCCGGGCTCGGGTTGCTCGGCGCGGCCTCCGCGGCGGGCGGTCTTGCGGGCAGCGCGAGACTTCTGGTCGCCGCACGCGCCGTTCAGGGGGTGGGCGCGGCCCTCGCCGCTGCCGCCGCTTTCGCGCTTCTGCTGATTCTCTTTCCCGACGGGCCCGGGCGCCACAAGGCGCTGGGCGCGTTCGCCGCGATGGGCGGGCTCGGCGGGGTCCTCGGCACCGTCCTGGGCGGGGTGCTGACGTCCGCGCTCGGCTGGCGCTCCACGTTCTGGCTGAACGTCCTGGGTGCCGTGGTGCTGGTGGTGCTCGCGATGCGGCTGCTCGACGGCGGTACGGGGGGCCGGCGCGACGCGGGCTTCGACCTCGCCGGGGCGCTCACCGCCACCTGCGGGCTCGGGCTCGTCGCGTACGCGCTGGTCGGTGCGGGCGAGTACGGGTGGACCGCGCCCCGGACCTGGGTGACGGGCGCCGCAGGCGTGGCGCTGCTCGCCGCCTTCGCGGGCGTCGAGCGCCGGGCCGCGTATCCGCTGGTGCCTCCGGGGGTGCTGAGCAGGCCGACGCTGCGGCTCGCCAACGGGCTCAGCGCGCTGGCCCAGATGACGCTCTTCCCCATGTTCTTCCTGGTCAGCCTCTACCTCCAGTCCGTACTGGGGCAGTCCGCGCTGACCGGCGGCCTCGGACTGCTGCCGCTGTCACTGGTCGTGGTCGCCGTCGCACCGCAGACCGGGCGGATCCTGTTCCGGTTCGGGCTGCGCACCACCATGACCGCCGGATTCGCCCTGCTCTTCGGCGGGATGCTCTGGCTCGCCCTGGCGCTCCGCGCCGACGGCACGTTCTTCACCACCGTCCTCGCACCCAGCCTGGTGATCGGCGTCGCCCTGCCGCTCGTCATGGTCACCACCAATGTGGCCGCCACCGCCGAAGCCGCCCCCGAGGAGACCGGGCTCGCCTCGGGGCTCATCAACACCAGCCAGCAGTTCGGCTCGGTGCTCGGCCTCGCGGTCCTGGTCGGCGTGGCGACGCGGGACACCGACACGACCGCGGGCTTCCGGGCCGCACTGCTCACCGGGGCCGCCTTCGCGGCGCTGGCCGCGCTGCTGTCCGTACGGCTGCGACCGCCGGGGGCCGACGGTTCCGTCGGCGGGGCGGCGCGCAACGAGCCCGGCACTGAGTCCGGCACTGAGCCCGGCACTGCGTCCGGCATCGAGCACGACACCGACCGCGTGCGCTGA
- a CDS encoding monodechloroaminopyrrolnitrin synthase PrnB family protein, whose translation MPVSAAPLTEAPLVDLAARREPLYRIAEICAADPLGADAVCRVLPAMNKAADIPALIVALRSLVPGPDLTAGLDTVSALAAMRDLGIVAGSLKRHGIQPIDAVPELLPVLQELGSRTDMIPRDTVHHYTTWNPADGRRRMYTGDPMEACLQDAVRMVFPSLVASLDTCEELAGLEPYDPAFARALRRTDRLVKAMVASIDFTVAHVSPVYFAQVLRPYFEEFTVDGHDYLGPAAAQVPLWLVDLTLWQSDRSGASYDAFIAESVPYSLPSWRAFHAAHAHSPSAVGKLSAAISWEDVDQLPAPLTDAALALQDVLRTLKTFRARHITIARKAYSDDVRLYENGSGGAPIALLRSVLDLTRDNETLVRRSTRPRDAQAA comes from the coding sequence ATGCCTGTTTCCGCCGCGCCCCTGACCGAGGCGCCTCTTGTCGACCTGGCCGCCCGCCGGGAGCCGCTGTACCGGATAGCCGAGATATGCGCGGCCGACCCGCTCGGCGCCGACGCCGTCTGCCGGGTGCTGCCCGCCATGAACAAGGCCGCCGACATCCCCGCCCTGATCGTCGCCCTGCGCTCCCTGGTTCCAGGCCCCGACCTGACGGCCGGACTGGACACCGTCTCCGCGCTCGCCGCCATGCGTGACCTGGGCATCGTCGCGGGGTCGCTCAAGCGGCACGGCATCCAGCCCATCGACGCCGTACCCGAACTGCTCCCGGTCCTCCAGGAGTTGGGCAGCCGCACCGACATGATCCCCCGGGACACGGTGCACCACTACACCACCTGGAACCCGGCCGACGGGCGCCGCCGCATGTACACCGGAGACCCGATGGAGGCCTGCCTCCAGGACGCCGTACGCATGGTCTTCCCCAGCCTCGTCGCCTCCCTCGACACCTGCGAGGAGCTGGCCGGTCTCGAACCGTACGACCCCGCCTTCGCCCGCGCCCTGCGCCGCACCGACCGGCTCGTGAAGGCGATGGTCGCCTCCATCGACTTCACCGTCGCGCATGTCTCCCCGGTCTACTTCGCGCAGGTGCTCCGCCCGTACTTCGAGGAGTTCACCGTCGACGGGCACGACTACCTCGGGCCCGCGGCTGCCCAAGTCCCGCTCTGGCTGGTCGACTTGACGCTGTGGCAGTCCGACAGGAGCGGCGCCTCGTACGACGCCTTCATCGCCGAGTCCGTGCCCTACAGCCTGCCGTCCTGGCGCGCCTTCCACGCCGCCCACGCCCACAGCCCCTCCGCCGTCGGCAAACTGTCGGCCGCCATCAGCTGGGAGGACGTGGACCAGCTGCCCGCGCCGCTCACCGACGCCGCCCTCGCGCTCCAGGACGTACTGCGCACTCTGAAGACCTTCCGCGCCCGCCACATCACCATCGCTCGCAAGGCGTACAGCGACGACGTGCGGCTGTACGAGAACGGCAGCGGCGGCGCCCCCATCGCGCTGCTCCGCTCGGTCCTCGACCTGACGCGCGACAACGAGACGCTCGTACGCCGGTCGACCCGCCCGCGCGACGCCCAGGCCGCCTGA
- a CDS encoding flavin-dependent oxidoreductase, producing MLRTQPQPQPRILIAGGGIAGLTAALSLHAAGFEEITVIEAAREIQPVGAGLNIMPNAVRELDALGLLERLDATAVRTRELRYYHRSGGLISREARGLGAGYRWPQLSVQRGDLQMALADAVRARLGEQSLVPGVRVTAVGQLPGGKPRVELRHRDEGALASLAPDVLIGADGIRSVVRAALVPGEGEPPWNGMLVWRGTSWMDADRAGTFMLIAGDNRQKAVVYPMAEPEGGRVLVNWALALPAEAVADPGDDVRGDWNRPVPVTKFLHHYEGWVFDGVDVAEILRAADGAYEYPMVDREPLARWTHGRTTLIGDAAHAMYPIGSNGATQSIVDARALAHALATCDTTDEGLAAYENDRRPAMSQLQLSNRQLGPEVVINLAHERAPGGFTDINDVIPAEELDAIAARYAATGAFDAAAVNQGSPYDVVRDRVPAA from the coding sequence ATGCTCCGTACTCAGCCCCAGCCCCAGCCCCGGATCCTGATCGCGGGCGGCGGGATCGCCGGGCTCACCGCCGCGCTGTCCCTGCATGCGGCGGGGTTCGAGGAGATCACCGTCATCGAGGCCGCCCGGGAGATCCAGCCCGTCGGCGCGGGCCTCAACATCATGCCCAACGCCGTACGCGAACTCGACGCGCTCGGGCTCCTGGAGCGGCTCGACGCGACCGCCGTGCGCACGCGCGAGCTGCGCTACTACCACCGCAGCGGCGGCCTCATCTCCCGCGAGGCGCGCGGTCTGGGCGCCGGATACCGCTGGCCGCAGCTCTCCGTCCAGCGCGGCGACCTGCAGATGGCGCTCGCAGACGCGGTACGGGCCCGGCTCGGCGAGCAGAGTCTGGTGCCCGGCGTCCGGGTCACCGCCGTCGGCCAACTCCCGGGCGGCAAGCCCCGGGTGGAGCTGCGCCACCGCGACGAGGGCGCCCTCGCCTCGCTCGCCCCCGACGTCCTGATCGGCGCCGACGGCATCCGCTCCGTCGTCCGCGCCGCCCTTGTGCCCGGCGAGGGCGAGCCCCCGTGGAACGGCATGCTCGTCTGGCGCGGCACCTCCTGGATGGACGCCGACCGGGCCGGGACCTTCATGCTCATCGCCGGCGACAACCGGCAGAAGGCCGTCGTCTACCCCATGGCGGAGCCCGAGGGCGGCCGTGTCCTGGTCAACTGGGCACTCGCCCTGCCCGCGGAGGCGGTCGCGGACCCCGGCGACGACGTACGCGGCGACTGGAACCGGCCCGTCCCCGTCACCAAGTTCCTCCACCACTACGAGGGTTGGGTCTTCGACGGCGTCGACGTCGCCGAGATCCTGCGCGCGGCCGACGGCGCCTACGAGTACCCGATGGTCGACCGCGAGCCCTTGGCGCGCTGGACCCACGGCCGCACCACCCTGATCGGGGACGCCGCCCACGCGATGTATCCGATCGGCTCGAACGGGGCGACCCAGTCCATCGTCGACGCCCGCGCCCTCGCGCATGCGCTGGCCACCTGTGACACCACGGACGAGGGGCTCGCGGCGTACGAGAACGACCGGCGGCCCGCGATGAGTCAACTCCAGCTGTCCAACCGGCAGTTGGGTCCCGAAGTGGTGATCAATCTGGCGCACGAGCGGGCGCCCGGCGGCTTCACCGACATCAACGACGTCATCCCCGCCGAGGAGCTCGACGCCATCGCCGCCCGGTACGCGGCGACCGGCGCGTTCGACGCGGCGGCCGTCAATCAGGGCTCCCCGTACGACGTCGTGCGGGACCGGGTTCCGGCGGCGTAG
- the glgP gene encoding alpha-glucan family phosphorylase, whose translation MKAIRRFTVRPVLPEPLRPLTDLARNLRWSWHTETRDLFQAVDPEGWQAAEGDPVRLLGSVSAGRLAELAQDRRFLRRLSAAADDLQDYLGGSRWYQGQGGELPAAVAYFSPEFGVTAALPQYSGGLGILAGDHLKAASDLGVPLIGVGLLYRHGYFRQSLSRDGWQQEQYPVLDPNELPVSLLREADGVPTQVALALPGGRSLRAHIWVAHVGRVPLLMLDSDVEENGAGERDVTDRLYGGGSEHRLLQEMLLGIGGVRAVRTYCRLTGHPDPEVFHTNEGHAGFLGLERIRELAVGEGLDFDAGLEAVRAGTVFTTHTPVPAGIDRFDRELVAHHLGDEGELPGVDVERILQLGMETYPGGEPNLFNMAVMGLRLAQRANGVSTLHGAVSREMFAGLWPGFDPDEVPITSVTNGVHAPTWVAPEVFRLGARQIGAERTEHALSVGSSERWDAVAEIADGEIWDLRRVLREQLVQEVRSRLRASWRQRGASDAELGWVDGVLDPDVLTIGFARRVPSYKRLTLMLRDRDRLMELLLHPTRPIQIVVAGKAHPADDGGKRLVQELVRFADDPRVRHRIVFLPDYGMAMAERLYPGCDVWLNNPLRPLEACGTSGMKAALNGCLNLSVLDGWWDEWFEPDFGWAIPTADGSGTEEERRDDLESAALYELIEERVAPRFYDRGHGGLPDRWIEMVRRTLVTLGPKVLAGRMVREYVERLYAPAAHAHRSLDPDTARELAVWKGRVRAAWPYVHVDHVEALTATAVNGTAELGSTLSLRVRAALGDLQPDDVEVQAVSGRVDSQDRIADAQTYPLKPTGGPDLEGRWVYEGPLALDRTGPYGYTVRILPAHRLLATSADLGLVALPTEATGEGAGVLMR comes from the coding sequence ATGAAGGCCATTCGTCGATTCACCGTACGGCCCGTCCTCCCCGAACCCCTGCGCCCGCTCACCGACTTGGCGCGGAATCTGCGCTGGTCCTGGCACACCGAGACCCGTGATCTCTTCCAGGCCGTCGACCCCGAAGGATGGCAGGCTGCCGAGGGCGACCCCGTGCGCCTCCTCGGGTCCGTGTCGGCGGGGCGCCTCGCGGAGCTCGCCCAGGACCGGCGGTTCCTGCGCCGGCTGAGCGCCGCCGCCGATGACCTGCAGGACTACCTGGGCGGCAGCAGGTGGTACCAGGGCCAGGGCGGCGAACTGCCCGCCGCCGTCGCCTACTTCTCGCCCGAGTTCGGGGTGACCGCCGCCCTTCCGCAGTACTCGGGCGGACTCGGGATCCTCGCCGGGGACCACCTCAAGGCGGCCAGCGACCTCGGTGTGCCGCTGATCGGTGTCGGGCTCCTCTACCGGCACGGATACTTCCGCCAGTCGCTGTCCCGCGACGGCTGGCAGCAGGAGCAGTACCCGGTGCTGGATCCGAACGAACTGCCGGTGAGCCTCCTGCGGGAGGCGGACGGCGTACCGACCCAGGTGGCCCTCGCCCTGCCCGGCGGGCGGTCGCTGCGGGCACACATCTGGGTGGCGCACGTGGGGCGCGTACCGCTGCTGATGCTCGACTCCGACGTGGAGGAGAACGGCGCGGGCGAGCGGGACGTCACCGACCGGCTGTACGGGGGCGGCAGCGAGCACCGGCTGCTCCAGGAGATGCTGCTCGGGATCGGGGGAGTGCGGGCGGTACGGACGTACTGCCGGCTGACCGGGCACCCGGACCCCGAGGTCTTCCACACCAACGAGGGGCACGCCGGGTTCCTCGGTCTGGAGCGGATCCGAGAACTCGCCGTGGGGGAGGGGCTGGACTTCGACGCGGGTCTGGAGGCGGTGCGCGCCGGGACCGTCTTCACCACGCACACGCCCGTCCCCGCCGGGATCGACCGCTTCGACCGCGAGCTCGTCGCCCATCACCTGGGCGACGAGGGTGAGTTGCCGGGTGTGGACGTGGAGCGGATCCTGCAGCTGGGCATGGAGACCTACCCCGGCGGCGAGCCCAACCTCTTCAACATGGCCGTGATGGGCCTGCGGCTCGCCCAGCGCGCCAACGGGGTCTCCACGCTCCACGGCGCGGTCAGCCGGGAGATGTTCGCCGGGCTCTGGCCGGGATTCGACCCCGACGAAGTACCGATCACATCCGTGACCAACGGGGTGCACGCCCCGACGTGGGTCGCCCCCGAGGTGTTCCGGCTCGGCGCACGGCAGATCGGGGCCGAGCGTACGGAACATGCACTGTCGGTCGGCAGCTCCGAGCGCTGGGACGCCGTCGCCGAGATCGCAGACGGGGAGATCTGGGACCTGCGGAGGGTGCTGCGCGAACAGCTGGTCCAGGAGGTACGGTCCCGGCTGCGCGCCTCCTGGCGCCAGCGCGGGGCTTCGGACGCCGAACTGGGCTGGGTGGACGGGGTGTTGGACCCGGACGTGCTGACCATCGGCTTTGCGCGGCGCGTCCCCTCGTACAAGCGGCTCACGCTCATGCTGCGCGACCGCGACCGGCTGATGGAGCTGCTGCTCCACCCCACGCGGCCGATCCAGATCGTGGTCGCGGGCAAGGCGCACCCGGCCGACGACGGGGGCAAGCGGCTCGTTCAGGAGTTGGTGCGATTCGCGGACGATCCGCGGGTGCGGCACCGCATCGTCTTCCTGCCGGACTACGGGATGGCGATGGCCGAGCGGCTCTACCCGGGCTGCGACGTCTGGCTCAACAATCCGCTGCGGCCGCTGGAGGCGTGCGGGACGAGCGGGATGAAGGCCGCGCTCAACGGGTGTCTCAATCTGTCCGTACTGGACGGCTGGTGGGACGAATGGTTCGAGCCCGACTTCGGGTGGGCCATCCCGACCGCCGACGGTTCCGGGACCGAGGAGGAGCGGCGGGACGATCTGGAGTCGGCCGCCCTGTACGAGCTGATCGAGGAGCGCGTCGCCCCGCGCTTCTACGACCGCGGGCACGGCGGCCTGCCCGACCGGTGGATCGAGATGGTCCGCAGGACGCTGGTCACGCTCGGCCCGAAGGTCCTCGCAGGGCGGATGGTGCGCGAGTACGTGGAGCGGCTCTACGCACCGGCCGCACACGCCCACCGGTCCCTGGACCCCGACACCGCAAGGGAGTTGGCGGTCTGGAAGGGGCGGGTGCGCGCCGCCTGGCCCTACGTCCATGTCGACCACGTGGAGGCGCTGACCGCGACCGCCGTCAACGGCACCGCCGAGCTGGGGTCCACGCTCTCGCTGCGGGTGCGCGCCGCCCTCGGTGATCTGCAGCCCGACGACGTCGAGGTGCAGGCCGTCTCCGGGCGGGTCGACTCGCAGGACCGGATCGCCGACGCGCAGACGTATCCGCTGAAGCCGACCGGAGGGCCCGATCTGGAAGGGCGTTGGGTGTACGAGGGGCCGCTCGCCCTGGACCGTACGGGTCCCTACGGCTACACGGTCAGGATCCTGCCGGCGCACCGGCTCCTCGCCACGAGCGCGGACCTCGGTCTGGTCGCGCTGCCGACCGAGGCGACGGGGGAGGGGGCGGGTGTGCTGATGCGCTGA
- a CDS encoding alginate lyase family protein, with the protein MRTRFRVWTAAAAAGLAAVLGLTLIPQASAAKATTEAPAVAAAPAAFTHPGVLVSRPQLDFVRGKVQAGAAPWKAAYDQMMASKYASLTRTAAPRATVECGSYSNPNYGCTDEREDAIAAYTLSLAWYITQDAKYAKKAIEIMDAWSAVIKAHTNSNAPLQTGWAGSVWPRAAEIVKYTYTGGWANSGRFGTMLRDVYLPTVIKGSNSNGNWELSMTEAAIGISVFLEDRTSYDKAVATFRGRVPAYIYISADGALPKVAPNSGLSGSAAIIKYWQGQSVFMDGLTQETCRDLTHTGYGISAISHIAETSRIQGQDLYPEIAERLRQALGLQSKYMMGAAVPSNLCGGTLKDSLGPIAEVGFNALHNRLGYAMTNTQALTEQQRPAGSNNLFVAWETLTHANNPA; encoded by the coding sequence ATGCGTACCCGCTTCAGAGTCTGGACGGCCGCTGCCGCCGCCGGACTCGCCGCAGTCCTGGGTCTGACGCTCATACCCCAGGCATCCGCCGCGAAGGCGACCACCGAAGCCCCGGCGGTCGCCGCCGCCCCCGCCGCCTTCACCCACCCCGGCGTGCTGGTCAGCCGCCCGCAGCTCGACTTCGTGCGGGGCAAGGTCCAGGCGGGCGCGGCCCCCTGGAAGGCCGCGTACGACCAGATGATGGCGAGCAAGTACGCCTCGCTGACCCGCACCGCCGCCCCGCGCGCCACCGTCGAGTGCGGGTCCTACTCCAACCCCAACTACGGCTGTACGGACGAGCGCGAGGACGCCATCGCCGCGTACACGCTCTCGCTCGCCTGGTACATCACCCAGGACGCCAAGTACGCCAAGAAGGCCATCGAGATCATGGACGCCTGGTCGGCCGTGATCAAGGCGCACACCAACAGCAACGCCCCGCTGCAGACCGGCTGGGCGGGGTCGGTGTGGCCGCGCGCCGCCGAGATCGTCAAGTACACCTACACCGGCGGCTGGGCCAACTCGGGCCGCTTCGGCACCATGCTCAGAGACGTCTACCTGCCCACCGTCATCAAGGGCTCCAACTCCAACGGCAACTGGGAGCTGTCGATGACGGAGGCCGCGATCGGCATCTCCGTCTTCCTGGAGGACCGCACCTCCTACGACAAGGCCGTCGCCACCTTCCGCGGCCGCGTCCCCGCGTACATCTACATCAGCGCAGACGGCGCCCTGCCCAAGGTCGCCCCGAACAGCGGGCTGAGCGGCAGCGCGGCGATCATCAAGTACTGGCAGGGCCAGTCGGTCTTCATGGACGGCCTCACCCAGGAGACCTGCCGCGACCTCACCCACACCGGCTACGGCATCTCCGCCATCTCGCACATCGCCGAGACCAGCCGCATCCAGGGCCAGGACCTCTACCCGGAGATCGCCGAGCGGCTGCGCCAGGCGCTGGGCCTGCAGTCCAAGTACATGATGGGCGCGGCCGTCCCGTCGAACCTCTGCGGAGGAACGCTGAAGGACAGCCTCGGCCCGATCGCCGAGGTCGGCTTCAACGCCCTCCACAACAGGCTCGGTTACGCGATGACCAACACCCAGGCGCTGACGGAGCAGCAGCGCCCGGCCGGCTCCAACAACCTCTTCGTGGCCTGGGAGACGCTCACGCACGCGAACAACCCGGCGTGA
- a CDS encoding PPOX class F420-dependent oxidoreductase produces the protein MTVFDEATRELLDGRNFATVATLDARTCDPQTSVIWVLRDGDELLFSTLAGRQKARNLAKDPRISVTVVDQENPYRTVEIRGTATVTEDVDTAVQHEVSQKYVGQPPPADKAGEVRVVVRISPAKVVYFSA, from the coding sequence ATGACTGTCTTCGACGAAGCGACACGCGAACTGCTCGACGGCCGGAACTTCGCCACCGTGGCCACGCTCGACGCACGGACCTGCGACCCGCAGACCTCGGTGATCTGGGTGCTCCGGGACGGCGACGAGCTGCTCTTCTCGACCCTGGCCGGGCGCCAGAAGGCCCGCAATCTGGCGAAGGACCCACGGATCAGCGTGACCGTGGTCGACCAGGAGAACCCGTACCGCACGGTGGAGATCCGCGGCACGGCCACCGTGACGGAGGACGTGGACACCGCCGTCCAGCACGAGGTCTCGCAGAAGTACGTCGGCCAGCCGCCGCCCGCCGACAAGGCCGGTGAGGTCCGGGTGGTCGTCCGGATCTCACCGGCCAAGGTGGTCTACTTCTCCGCGTGA
- a CDS encoding sensor histidine kinase, whose amino-acid sequence MQSKPLDTTWRTRAVDLALWVLVSVPVTLKADGNDGGAWWQIVLGVAALGLAVGLSRRRPLLSLLIAVGLSLAVTPEMWTSAYGTALVLFGYLAGRRLERARPALVTFCAVAVGGLVLSMAVGDDLWAWLTQLTTLVFTVVIPWLIGRYVRQYAQLVSAGWELADRLEREQQDAADRARLRERSRIAGDMHDSLGHDLALIAVRAAALEVDRALGPQQQAAAGELRAAAGAATARLRDVIGVLREDDAAAPVTPADETVAELVKRAQESGMAVELAEEGPESELAPMTGRALHRTVQEALTNAAKHAPGARVAVSLVRTDSALTVTVTGAPRPAGPLPGATGSGTGLVGLDERVRLAGGALTHGPTPEGGFAVCAVLPYAPGPASAARAPESTTSARELAHARKRVRRGLAQAIWIPVAVVAGLACMIGLFSLYTQYRSVLDRADYDRIRVGQSTAQVDDLLPPYDMDGAPEGAPPEPAGEECAYYRTRAYDSLPAYRLCYRDGRLTSKAVVGE is encoded by the coding sequence ATGCAGAGCAAGCCCCTCGATACCACCTGGCGCACCCGTGCCGTCGACCTCGCCCTCTGGGTGCTGGTCAGTGTGCCCGTCACCCTCAAGGCCGACGGCAATGACGGCGGTGCCTGGTGGCAGATCGTTCTCGGTGTTGCCGCCCTCGGCCTCGCCGTCGGCCTTTCTCGCCGTCGGCCGCTGCTCTCGCTCCTCATCGCCGTCGGCCTCAGCCTCGCCGTCACACCCGAGATGTGGACCTCCGCCTACGGCACCGCTCTCGTCCTGTTCGGGTATCTGGCCGGGCGGCGGCTGGAGCGGGCCCGGCCCGCCCTCGTCACCTTCTGCGCTGTCGCCGTCGGCGGGCTGGTGCTCTCCATGGCCGTCGGCGACGATCTGTGGGCCTGGCTGACCCAGCTCACCACCCTCGTCTTCACCGTCGTCATCCCCTGGCTGATCGGCCGCTACGTACGGCAGTACGCCCAACTCGTCAGCGCGGGCTGGGAGTTGGCCGACCGGCTCGAGCGCGAGCAGCAGGACGCCGCCGACCGCGCCCGGCTGCGCGAGCGGTCCCGGATCGCGGGCGACATGCACGACTCGCTCGGGCACGACCTCGCGCTGATCGCGGTACGGGCGGCCGCCCTGGAGGTCGACCGCGCCCTCGGGCCGCAGCAGCAGGCCGCCGCCGGGGAGCTGCGGGCGGCGGCCGGGGCGGCGACCGCGCGGCTGCGGGACGTCATCGGCGTCCTGCGCGAGGACGACGCGGCGGCCCCCGTCACCCCCGCCGACGAGACCGTCGCCGAACTGGTCAAGCGCGCCCAGGAGTCGGGGATGGCGGTGGAACTGGCCGAGGAGGGACCGGAGAGCGAGCTCGCGCCGATGACCGGCCGCGCCCTCCACCGCACCGTCCAGGAGGCGCTCACCAACGCGGCGAAACACGCACCCGGAGCGCGGGTCGCGGTCTCTCTCGTACGGACCGACTCCGCCCTCACGGTCACGGTCACCGGCGCCCCGCGCCCGGCGGGCCCGCTCCCCGGCGCCACCGGGAGCGGCACGGGCCTGGTCGGCCTCGACGAGCGCGTCCGCCTCGCGGGCGGCGCGCTCACGCACGGCCCGACACCCGAGGGCGGCTTCGCGGTGTGCGCCGTACTGCCGTACGCACCGGGGCCCGCCTCCGCGGCCCGCGCACCCGAATCCACCACCTCCGCCCGGGAGTTGGCGCACGCACGGAAGCGCGTACGGCGCGGTCTGGCACAGGCCATCTGGATTCCGGTGGCCGTGGTGGCGGGGCTCGCGTGCATGATCGGGCTGTTCTCGCTCTACACCCAGTACCGCTCGGTCCTGGACCGCGCCGACTACGACCGGATCCGGGTCGGGCAGAGCACGGCGCAGGTCGACGACCTTCTCCCCCCGTACGACATGGACGGCGCCCCCGAGGGCGCGCCGCCGGAGCCCGCGGGCGAGGAGTGCGCGTACTACCGCACCCGCGCCTACGACTCACTCCCCGCCTACCGGCTCTGCTACCGGGACGGACGCCTCACATCGAAGGCGGTCGTCGGGGAGTGA
- a CDS encoding ABC transporter ATP-binding protein, with product MIQLRELTKRYGPTPAVDGLTLDIAPGRITGFLGPNGAGKSTTMRMILGLDRPTSGTALVAGKPYAAHAHPLREIGALLDAKALHPRRSARNHLLAMAATHAIPARRVDEVLDTVGLTEVAGRAAGTYSLGMGQRLGIAGALLGDPQVLMLDEPVNGLDPDGVRWIRTFLRSLAAEGRTVFISSHLMSEMEQTADRLVVIGRGKLIADTEIGELLHSSSVRVRGPELGPLAAALPPADIRWESAQELIVSGTTTDRVGDLAHTAGVRIHELHAVEASLEQVYMDLTADSVDYKKKAQATV from the coding sequence ATGATTCAGCTGCGTGAACTCACCAAGCGCTACGGCCCCACCCCCGCCGTGGACGGCCTCACCCTCGACATCGCCCCCGGACGCATCACCGGGTTCCTCGGGCCCAACGGCGCCGGCAAGTCCACCACCATGCGGATGATCCTGGGCCTCGACCGGCCCACCTCCGGTACCGCCCTCGTCGCAGGGAAGCCGTACGCCGCACACGCCCACCCCCTCCGCGAGATCGGCGCGCTCCTCGACGCCAAGGCCCTCCATCCCCGTCGCAGCGCCCGCAACCACCTCCTCGCCATGGCCGCCACCCACGCCATCCCCGCCCGCCGCGTCGACGAGGTGCTCGACACCGTCGGGCTCACCGAGGTCGCGGGGCGGGCGGCGGGGACGTACTCCCTCGGGATGGGGCAGCGGCTCGGGATCGCGGGCGCCCTGCTCGGCGATCCGCAGGTGCTGATGCTCGACGAGCCCGTCAACGGCCTCGACCCCGACGGCGTGCGCTGGATCCGCACCTTCCTCCGTTCGCTCGCCGCCGAGGGCCGCACCGTCTTCATCTCCTCGCACCTGATGAGCGAGATGGAGCAGACCGCCGACCGCCTCGTCGTCATCGGCAGGGGGAAGCTGATCGCGGACACCGAGATCGGCGAGCTGCTCCACTCCTCCTCCGTACGCGTTCGGGGTCCCGAGCTCGGCCCCCTCGCCGCCGCCCTGCCCCCGGCGGACATCCGCTGGGAGAGCGCGCAGGAGCTGATCGTGTCAGGTACGACCACCGACCGCGTCGGCGATCTCGCACACACCGCAGGCGTACGCATCCATGAACTGCACGCCGTCGAGGCCTCGTTGGAGCAGGTCTACATGGACCTCACGGCCGACAGCGTCGACTACAAGAAGAAGGCGCAGGCCACCGTATGA